The Lagenorhynchus albirostris mitochondrion, complete genome DNA segment TTTTTTTACAAATATTCTAACAATATACCAATGATGACGAGACATCATCCGAGAAAGTACTTTTCAAGGCCACCACACACCAACCGTCCAAAAAGGACTTCGATATGGCATAATCCTATTTATCTTATCAGAAGTCCTATTTTTCACAGGCTTCTTCTGAGCCTTTTACCACTCAAGCCTTGCCCCTACTCCCGAACTAGGAGGTTCCTGACCACCAACAGGTATTCACCCCTTAAATCCACTAGAAGTCCCACTCCTCAACACCTCCGTATTACTAGCTTCTGGTGTATCTATCACTTGAGCCCACCATAGCCTTATAGAAGGTAACCGTAAACACATACTCCAAGCCCTCTTAATTACAATCATACTTGGCCTTTATTTCACCCTACTCCAAGCATCAGAATACTATGAAGCCCCTTTCACAATCTCAGACGGAGTCTACGGCTCCACTTTCTTCGTAGCTACAGGCTTCCACGGACTACACGTCATCATTGGATCCACTTTCCTTATCATCTGCTTTGTACGCCAAATAATGTTCCACTTCACATCAAATCATCACTTTGGCTTCGAAGCCGCTGCTTGGTACTGACACTTCGTAGACGTCGTATGATTATTCCTCTATGTATCAATCTATTGATGAGGCTCATAGTCCTTTTAGTATTAACAAGTACAGCTGACTTCCAATCAGTTAGTTTCGGTACACTCCGAAAAAGAACAATAAACCTTCTATTAACTCTACTAACGAACACAACCCTAGCTCTACTACTTATACTTATTGCTTTTTGACTTCCCCAACTAAATATCTATGCAGAAAAAACTAGCCCTTATGAGTGTGGCTTTGACCCAATAGGATCTGCTCGTCTACCCTTTTCCATAAAATTCTTCCTAGTAGCAATCACCTTTCTCCTCTTTGATTTAGAAATTGCTCTCCTACTCCCCTTACCTTGAGCAATTCAAACAAATAATTTAACAACAATACTTCTTACAGCCTTGTTCCTAATTTCTCTTCTAGCAGCTAGCCTAGCCTATGAATGAACCCAAAAAGGCCTAGAATGAGATAAATATGATACTTAGTTTAAAATAAAACAAGTGGTTTCGACCCACTAGATTGTGACCTAAGCTCACAAGTACCAAATGTCTCTAGTCCACATTAATGTTTTAATTGCCTTTACAGTATCCCTCACAGGCTTATTAATGTATCGATCCCACCTAATATCCGCATTACTATGTCTAGAAGGTATAGTATTATCATTATTCATCTTAGCGGCCCTTACAATCCTAAACACACACTTCACCCTAGCCAACATAATGCCAATTATTCTCCTAGTATTTGCAGCCTGCGAGGCAGCTATCGGACTAGCCTTACTGGTCATAGTCTCCAATACATATGGTACCGACTATGTACAAAACCTCAACCTCCTCCAATGCTAAAATTTATTATTCCTACTATCATACTTATACCTCTGACTTGATTATCAAAAAGTAACTTTATCTGAATCAATACCACAGCCCATAGCCTATTAATTAGCTTCACAAGCTTACTTCTACTTAACCAATTCAACGATAATAGTCTTAATTACTCTTTAACATTTTTCTCTGACCCCCTTTCCGCACCACTCTTAATACTAACAATATGACTTCTCCCCTTGATATTAATAGCAAGTCAATTCCACCTCCTAAAAGAGCCACTCACCCGAAAAAAACTCTACATTACAATATTAATTATTCTACAAATCCTCTTAATCATGACCTTTACCGCTACAGAACTAACTATATTTTATATTACATTTGAAGCCACACTAATCCCTACTCTCATTATCATCACCCGTTGAGGTAACCAAACAGAACGACTTAATGCAGGACTTTAT contains these protein-coding regions:
- the COX3 gene encoding cytochrome c oxidase subunit III (TAA stop codon is completed by the addition of 3' A residues to the mRNA) — translated: MTHQTHSYHMVNPSPWPLTGALSAFLMTSGLIMWFHFNSIILLTLSFFTNILTMYQWWRDIIRESTFQGHHTPTVQKGLRYGMILFILSEVLFFTGFFWAFYHSSLAPTPELGGSWPPTGIHPLNPLEVPLLNTSVLLASGVSITWAHHSLMEGNRKHMLQALLITIMLGLYFTLLQASEYYEAPFTISDGVYGSTFFVATGFHGLHVIIGSTFLIICFVRQMMFHFTSNHHFGFEAAAWYWHFVDVVWLFLYVSIYWWGS
- the ND3 gene encoding NADH dehydrogenase subunit 3 (TAA stop codon is completed by the addition of 3' A residue to the mRNA), which translates into the protein MNLLLTLLTNTTLALLLMLIAFWLPQLNIYAEKTSPYECGFDPMGSARLPFSMKFFLVAITFLLFDLEIALLLPLPWAIQTNNLTTMLLTALFLISLLAASLAYEWTQKGLEWDK
- the ND4L gene encoding NADH dehydrogenase subunit 4L — its product is MSLVHINVLIAFTVSLTGLLMYRSHLMSALLCLEGMVLSLFILAALTILNTHFTLANMMPIILLVFAACEAAIGLALLVMVSNTYGTDYVQNLNLLQC